The genomic stretch GGATATAATTTTCTCATCGCTCCAATTCCTCCTTTGTTAATTGTGAATCTGCAATTTCATAATATATATTGCACGACTTTAATAATTCTTTATGGGTCCCCATACCTACCACTTCACCCTCATTCAGAACGATTATTTTATCCGAATTCATGATGGTACTAATTCTTTGTGCCACAATGAATACAATGGATTCTTTTGTTTCTTCCTTAAGGGCAGCCCGCAAGGTAGCATCTGTTTTATAGTCAAGCGCAGAAAAGCTGTCATCAAAAATGTAGATTTCAGGCTTTCTAACCAATGCTCTCGCAATCGAGATCCTTTGTTTTTGGCCTCCTGATACATTTTTTGCACCTTCACTTATAAATTCCTGTAATTTGTCCGGCTTATTCTGAATAAACTCTTTCGCCTGCGCTATTTCAATTGCATGATCTATTTCTTCCGGCGTCGCATTGGGATTGCCGAATTTAAGATTGTCTTCTATGGTTCCTTTAAATAAAAAAGCTTTTTGAGGGATAAAACCAATTTTTTGACGGAGTGCCTTTAAGTCATAGTCACGTGTATCCACACCATCAATTTTGATAGAACCGCCTGTCACATCATAAAATCTTGGAATTAAATTAATCAATGTGCTCTTTCCGCTGCCCGTACTGCCGATAAATGCTACGGTCTCCCCTTTGTTCGCAGTAAAAGATACATCCTTTATGACCGGAAGCTCACCATCCGGATACTGGAACGTAACATGGTCAAATTCAACCACACCTTTATTATCCGCTGTAATGCCCTCAGAAGGATTATTTACTAATGGTTCCTCATCTAATAATTCCTGAATGCGGTTTGCAGATACCTGCGCCCTTGGATACATGACAAATACCATGGAAAATAGCATGATAGAGAACATTGCATGAAACTGATACTCTAAGAAAGCAACTAACTGTCCAACCTGTAAAGTTCCTTTATCAA from Lacrimispora sphenoides JCM 1415 encodes the following:
- a CDS encoding ABC transporter ATP-binding protein; amino-acid sequence: MKLMLKYLKRYPKLILLNIIGIFSFVAVQLGIPTVMAWMIDNGIGNGDIAYIKKMGGIMLIVCILGGAGTILLTFASSRISTYMIRDIRNDVFAQSQKFSHTEYNKFGVSSMITRTTNDAFQLMLFSNLLFRTALLAPVMIIISVFMTIKTSINLSMVIGGSFPFIVAGVIIIAKLTNPLSEKQQKGMDRLNRISRENLTGVRVIRAFRKSEYESERFAETNNDYATTSKKLFKIMSFTQPAFFFLLHLAMMAVFWISSLMIDKGTLQVGQLVAFLEYQFHAMFSIMLFSMVFVMYPRAQVSANRIQELLDEEPLVNNPSEGITADNKGVVEFDHVTFQYPDGELPVIKDVSFTANKGETVAFIGSTGSGKSTLINLIPRFYDVTGGSIKIDGVDTRDYDLKALRQKIGFIPQKAFLFKGTIEDNLKFGNPNATPEEIDHAIEIAQAKEFIQNKPDKLQEFISEGAKNVSGGQKQRISIARALVRKPEIYIFDDSFSALDYKTDATLRAALKEETKESIVFIVAQRISTIMNSDKIIVLNEGEVVGMGTHKELLKSCNIYYEIADSQLTKEELER